One genomic region from Pseudomonadota bacterium encodes:
- a CDS encoding DNA methylase: MKGKIYSKELGIDLKSGKEEEIFKWFLACLLFGRPIQQEVAKRTYFEFEKEGVLSPGKILEAGWNKLVEILDRGHYVRYDFSTATKLLEISEELKRRYGSLGELLRQSKNRRDLETRLQEFKGIGPVTVRIFLRELKNWQKNKSK; encoded by the coding sequence ATGAAGGGGAAAATTTATTCAAAAGAGTTGGGGATTGATCTTAAATCGGGAAAAGAAGAAGAAATTTTTAAATGGTTTTTGGCTTGTTTGCTATTTGGAAGGCCAATTCAACAAGAGGTGGCCAAGAGAACCTATTTTGAATTTGAGAAAGAAGGGGTTTTGAGCCCAGGAAAAATTTTGGAAGCTGGCTGGAATAAATTGGTTGAAATTTTGGATAGAGGCCATTATGTGAGATACGATTTTTCGACGGCAACAAAATTGTTAGAGATTTCTGAAGAGCTGAAGCGAAGATACGGTTCTTTAGGTGAACTCTTAAGGCAATCAAAGAATCGGAGGGATTTAGAAACGAGGCTTCAGGAATTTAAGGGGATAGGGCCGGTGACAGTAAGGATATTCTTAAGAGAGCTCAAGAATTGGCAGAAAAATAAATCGAAATGA
- a CDS encoding radical SAM protein codes for MISLPFDPIKRAQEIETIVMQDTKRKYHRFRPAPYYGGIATADAVGCCFLCAYCWSYFRILQPQKHGKFYSPEAVGDNLLNIAKKKGFKYVRVTGCEPILGERSLEHLVKIIDRTLQTKKDLTFILETNGLLLGFYPDFIERLAIPRLSIRVALKGWDPASFQEITGAEKDYFVYPIIGIKKMLQKGLHAWPAVMFDVFGEEGVNSLKTQMQKQGLKCRMETEVLEKYPYVMDNIYKRGLILKQ; via the coding sequence ATGATTAGCCTTCCTTTTGACCCGATTAAAAGAGCTCAAGAGATAGAGACAATAGTAATGCAAGACACAAAGAGAAAATATCACCGTTTTAGACCAGCTCCTTATTATGGTGGCATTGCCACTGCGGATGCAGTAGGATGTTGTTTCTTGTGCGCATACTGCTGGAGTTATTTTCGGATACTTCAGCCTCAAAAACACGGTAAATTTTATAGCCCTGAAGCGGTAGGGGATAACCTGCTTAATATAGCCAAGAAAAAAGGATTCAAATATGTCCGCGTGACCGGTTGCGAGCCAATTTTGGGAGAACGTTCTTTAGAACACCTGGTTAAAATAATTGATAGAACGCTACAGACAAAGAAGGATTTGACTTTTATCCTGGAAACTAATGGCTTGCTTTTAGGTTTTTATCCTGATTTTATTGAACGCCTGGCAATTCCTCGGTTAAGTATAAGAGTAGCACTTAAAGGCTGGGACCCAGCCAGTTTTCAGGAAATCACCGGCGCAGAAAAAGATTATTTTGTATATCCTATCATCGGCATAAAGAAGATGCTCCAAAAAGGTCTGCATGCCTGGCCAGCAGTGATGTTCGATGTTTTTGGAGAAGAGGGCGTGAACAGCCTTAAAACCCAGATGCAAAAGCAGGGATTGAAATGCCGGATGGAAACAGAAGTACTTGAAAAATACCCTTATGTGATGGATAATATATATAAAAGAGGTTTGATTTTGAAACAATAA
- the rtcA gene encoding RNA 3'-terminal phosphate cyclase: MIEIDGSKKSGSGTVLRYPLILSCILNKDLHIYNIRAKRKKTGLRPQHLKTVEAFKFLSGATVEGASLNSKEITFHPGGNRIKSGVFSWDIGTAGSTTIMGLALLPLGFLASGPSVYIISGGLFQDFAPNAFHTEYVLMELLKRFSLHADLKVVKPGYVPTGGGSIEIKVKPVERKITPLKLTEQGKITKIEGVSLSSHLSERKVSERMESACNNVLNKRGLNADIKIINDKTAKQKGAALAIWALTDTDCIIGSDMAGKVGRTSEEIGRCVARNLLEDLDSRATVDRFIADQIIIYAALSNGESQYIFPKITEHIESNLWLIKEILGVEISIERNLLKIKGIGAGKKSPYIT, translated from the coding sequence ATGATAGAGATAGACGGTTCAAAGAAATCAGGAAGCGGCACAGTTTTGCGTTATCCGCTTATACTTTCCTGCATTTTAAATAAGGACCTGCATATTTACAACATCCGCGCCAAAAGGAAAAAGACCGGACTACGGCCGCAACATCTTAAAACAGTAGAGGCATTTAAATTTCTGAGCGGCGCAACGGTCGAAGGCGCAAGCCTTAATTCAAAAGAGATAACATTTCACCCAGGAGGGAACCGCATAAAGTCCGGCGTGTTCAGTTGGGACATAGGGACTGCTGGCTCAACAACCATAATGGGTCTTGCACTGTTGCCTTTGGGATTCTTGGCTAGTGGTCCGTCTGTATACATAATCTCTGGCGGCCTCTTCCAGGATTTTGCGCCCAATGCCTTTCACACTGAGTATGTTTTGATGGAGCTGCTGAAAAGATTTTCACTCCATGCGGATTTAAAGGTAGTAAAACCAGGTTATGTGCCCACGGGGGGCGGGAGTATAGAAATTAAAGTAAAACCGGTGGAAAGAAAAATCACGCCTTTAAAACTGACAGAACAAGGCAAAATTACAAAAATTGAAGGAGTTTCACTTTCGTCCCATCTGAGTGAAAGAAAGGTTAGCGAAAGAATGGAATCCGCATGTAATAACGTATTGAACAAGAGAGGACTCAATGCAGATATAAAGATAATAAATGACAAGACAGCAAAACAGAAAGGAGCTGCGTTAGCAATATGGGCGCTGACCGACACCGACTGTATCATTGGTTCGGACATGGCTGGAAAAGTTGGAAGGACTTCGGAAGAGATCGGTAGGTGCGTGGCCAGGAATTTATTGGAAGACCTGGATAGCAGGGCAACTGTTGACAGGTTTATTGCAGACCAGATCATAATTTATGCAGCCTTAAGCAACGGCGAGAGCCAATACATATTCCCGAAGATTACTGAACATATAGAATCCAACCTCTGGCTGATTAAAGAGATTTTGGGAGTAGAGATTTCGATAGAAAGGAACCTCCTTAAAATTAAAGGCATTGGCGCTGGGAAGAAGTCTCCTTATATAACCTGA